One window of the Pseudofrankia sp. DC12 genome contains the following:
- the rpsT gene encoding 30S ribosomal protein S20: protein MANIKSQIKRNRTNERARLRNKAVKSELKTLVRRFREAATAGDVETATASLQAASKKLDKAVSKGVIHANQAANKKSAMAKQHADLTA from the coding sequence GTGGCCAACATCAAGTCGCAGATCAAGCGCAACCGCACCAACGAGCGCGCCCGGCTGCGCAACAAGGCCGTGAAGTCCGAGCTGAAGACCCTCGTGCGCCGTTTCCGCGAGGCCGCCACCGCCGGTGACGTCGAGACCGCCACCGCGTCGCTGCAGGCTGCCTCGAAGAAGCTCGACAAGGCCGTCAGCAAGGGTGTCATCCACGCCAACCAGGCCGCCAACAAGAAGTCGGCCATGGCTAAGCAGCACGCTGACCTGACCGCCTAG
- the hemW gene encoding radical SAM family heme chaperone HemW, which yields MSPKPPEGESPPLDGGLPAAALVELPRRAFGIYIHVPYCAARCGYCDFNTYTAAELGGGASAASYATTAIAELALAARVLGDGAPPVDTVFFGGGTPTLLPPADLGALLAAVDDTFGLRPGAEVTTEANPESVDAVALEQLRAAGFTRISFGMQSARPHVLATLDRRHTPGRLPDVVCWARKAGFEQVSVDLIYGAPGESEPDWAASLAAAIELAPDHVSAYALTVEDGTRLFRRVRRGELLEPDDDLLADRYVQADETFAAAGLTNYEVSNWASGPAAWCRHNLGYWRGDSWWGIGPGAHSHVGGVRWWNMRHPTEYTERLRSARSPAQARETLDADARHVERVMLAVRMSDGLPLSALTESARSSLDELTATGLIDGPARAEGRIKLTREGRLLTDTVVRALLPDS from the coding sequence ATGTCCCCCAAGCCTCCCGAGGGCGAGTCCCCGCCTCTGGACGGCGGGCTGCCCGCCGCGGCCCTCGTCGAGCTTCCCCGGCGCGCGTTCGGCATCTACATCCACGTCCCCTACTGCGCGGCCCGGTGCGGGTACTGCGACTTCAACACCTACACGGCCGCCGAGCTCGGCGGCGGCGCGAGCGCCGCGAGCTACGCCACGACCGCCATCGCCGAGCTCGCACTCGCCGCGCGGGTTCTCGGCGACGGAGCCCCGCCGGTGGACACGGTGTTCTTCGGTGGGGGCACCCCCACGCTGCTCCCGCCGGCGGACCTCGGCGCCCTGCTCGCCGCCGTCGACGACACGTTCGGGCTGCGCCCGGGCGCCGAGGTGACCACCGAGGCGAACCCCGAGTCCGTGGACGCGGTCGCGCTCGAACAGCTCCGGGCCGCCGGTTTCACCCGGATCTCGTTCGGGATGCAGAGCGCCCGGCCGCACGTGCTGGCCACGCTCGACCGCCGGCACACCCCCGGCCGGCTGCCCGACGTCGTCTGCTGGGCCCGCAAGGCGGGATTCGAGCAGGTCAGCGTCGACCTGATCTACGGCGCGCCGGGTGAGTCGGAGCCGGACTGGGCCGCGAGCCTGGCCGCCGCCATCGAGCTCGCCCCCGACCACGTCAGCGCCTACGCGCTCACCGTCGAGGACGGTACCCGGCTGTTTCGCCGGGTCCGCCGGGGCGAGCTGCTCGAACCCGACGACGACCTGCTCGCCGACCGCTATGTCCAGGCCGACGAGACGTTCGCCGCGGCGGGCCTGACCAACTACGAGGTCAGCAACTGGGCCAGCGGGCCGGCCGCCTGGTGCCGGCACAACCTGGGCTACTGGCGGGGCGACAGCTGGTGGGGGATCGGCCCGGGCGCGCACAGCCACGTGGGCGGGGTCCGTTGGTGGAACATGCGCCACCCGACCGAGTACACCGAACGGCTGCGCTCCGCCCGCAGCCCCGCGCAGGCCCGCGAGACCCTGGACGCCGACGCCCGCCACGTCGAGCGGGTCATGCTCGCCGTCCGCATGTCCGACGGCCTCCCGCTGTCCGCCCTCACCGAATCCGCCCGTTCCTCCCTCGACGAGCTGACCGCGACCGGCCTGATCGACGGCCCGGCCCGCGCCGAAGGCCGGATCAAGCTGACCCGCGAGGGCCGCCTCCTGACCGACACGGTGGTCCGAGCCCTCCTACCCGACTCATAG
- a CDS encoding PhoH family protein → MPESATPHGTATAQGGATRAITAPAPPTVTCFVVPGPHSMVSLLGQQDELLRVIEQALHSDIHVRGNEITITGEPAENDLAVRLFTELSALLDAGTVLSAQHIEHSLAMLRGGGTERPAEVLTLNILSSRGRTIRPKTLNQKRYVDAIDTHTIVFGIGPAGTGKTYLAMAKAVQYLQAKKVNRIILTRPAVEAGERLGFLPGTLFEKIDPYLRPLYDALHDMVDPDSIPRLIQSGTIEVAPLAYMRGRTLNDAFIILDEAQNTSPEQMKMFLTRLGFGAKIVVTGDITQVDLPSGTRSGLRVVREILDGIEDVHFANLTSTDVVRHRLVSEIVDAYSRWDAIDGATPAAGPGAPRPAAARPARRERR, encoded by the coding sequence ATGCCCGAATCCGCCACGCCCCACGGCACCGCCACTGCCCAGGGTGGCGCCACGCGCGCCATCACCGCTCCAGCCCCGCCGACGGTCACCTGTTTCGTGGTGCCCGGCCCGCACAGCATGGTCAGTCTTCTCGGCCAGCAGGACGAGCTGCTCCGGGTCATCGAGCAGGCCCTGCACTCCGACATCCACGTCCGCGGCAACGAGATCACGATCACCGGGGAGCCGGCCGAGAACGACCTGGCCGTCCGGCTGTTCACCGAGCTGTCCGCGCTGCTGGACGCCGGGACGGTGTTGTCCGCGCAGCACATCGAGCATTCCCTCGCGATGCTGCGCGGCGGTGGCACCGAGCGGCCCGCCGAGGTGCTCACCCTCAACATCCTGTCCAGCCGCGGCCGGACGATCCGGCCGAAGACGCTGAACCAGAAGCGCTACGTCGACGCGATCGACACGCACACGATCGTGTTCGGGATCGGCCCGGCCGGCACCGGCAAGACGTACCTCGCGATGGCCAAGGCGGTGCAGTACCTACAGGCCAAGAAGGTCAACCGGATCATCCTGACCCGGCCGGCCGTCGAGGCGGGGGAGCGGCTCGGCTTCCTGCCGGGCACCCTGTTCGAGAAGATCGACCCGTACCTGCGCCCGCTGTACGACGCGCTGCACGACATGGTCGACCCGGACTCGATCCCACGGCTGATCCAGAGCGGCACCATCGAGGTCGCCCCGCTGGCCTACATGCGCGGCCGGACGCTCAACGACGCTTTCATCATCCTCGACGAGGCGCAGAACACCTCGCCCGAGCAGATGAAGATGTTCCTGACCCGGCTCGGCTTCGGCGCGAAGATCGTCGTCACCGGCGACATCACGCAGGTGGACCTGCCGTCCGGCACCCGCAGCGGCCTGCGGGTCGTCCGGGAGATCCTGGACGGCATCGAGGACGTGCACTTCGCGAACCTGACCAGTACCGACGTGGTCCGCCACCGGCTCGTCAGCGAGATCGTCGACGCCTACTCACGCTGGGACGCGATCGACGGCGCGACGCCCGCGGCCGGCCCGGGCGCGCCACGGCCGGCCGCCGCCCGGCCCGCCCGCCGGGAACGACGGTGA
- a CDS encoding 16S rRNA (uracil(1498)-N(3))-methyltransferase has protein sequence MVTTPVFHLAPLPTADVFTLAGPEGRHAATVRRLRVGERLDVTDGAGSALRCEVAAVRRDELDCRVLDRAHTPAPAPRLVVVQALAKGDRGELAVEMLTEVGVDEIVPWSAARSVARWDGERGARSRARWVASAAEAAKQARRARWPVVGELASTSTVRDRLGAASLGLVLHESAAEPLASLAAGRAGGWPPTGEIVLVVGPEGGIADEELAGFGKAGAVAVRLGPTVLRTSTAGVAAAAVLLAAIGRWDG, from the coding sequence GTGGTGACGACCCCCGTCTTCCACCTGGCGCCGCTGCCCACCGCCGACGTCTTCACGCTCGCCGGGCCGGAGGGGCGGCACGCGGCCACCGTGCGCCGGCTGCGGGTCGGGGAGCGCCTCGACGTCACCGACGGGGCCGGGTCCGCGCTGCGCTGCGAGGTCGCCGCGGTGCGCCGGGACGAGCTGGACTGCCGGGTCCTGGACCGGGCGCACACCCCAGCGCCCGCACCGCGTCTCGTCGTCGTGCAGGCGCTGGCGAAGGGCGACCGGGGCGAGCTCGCGGTCGAGATGCTGACCGAGGTCGGCGTCGACGAGATCGTGCCGTGGTCGGCGGCGCGCAGCGTCGCCCGCTGGGACGGTGAGCGCGGCGCGCGCTCCCGGGCGCGCTGGGTGGCGAGCGCGGCCGAGGCGGCGAAGCAGGCCCGTCGAGCGCGCTGGCCGGTCGTCGGCGAGCTGGCCAGCACGAGTACGGTGCGCGACCGGCTTGGTGCCGCCAGCCTGGGGCTGGTCCTGCACGAGAGCGCCGCCGAGCCGCTGGCCAGCCTGGCGGCGGGCCGGGCGGGCGGCTGGCCACCGACGGGGGAGATCGTGCTCGTGGTCGGACCCGAAGGCGGGATAGCGGATGAGGAGCTCGCCGGCTTCGGGAAGGCGGGCGCGGTCGCCGTGCGGCTCGGCCCCACGGTGCTGCGTACCTCGACGGCCGGCGTCGCCGCGGCGGCCGTGCTGCTCGCGGCCATCGGCCGGTGGGACGGCTAG
- the era gene encoding GTPase Era: MARHPTQAPASGAPERSGAPDATQPATFRSGFACFVGRPNAGKSTLTNALVGTKIAITSGRPQTTRHAVRGIVHRPDAQLVLVDTPGLHRPRTLLGERLNDVVRATLSEVDVVGFCAPADEPVGRGDRYIAEELARLPGRTPVIAILTKTDLVRDPDRIGARLLELSQLADFAEIVPVSAVPVPVRGEAPTGDRDHVAGHQLDVLADLLVARLPLGPPLYLDGELTDEPERVMVAELVREAALEGVRDELPHSLAVVVEEMLPREDRPADRPLLDVHVNVFVERPSQKAIVIGAGGSRLKNVGTTARAQIEALLGTPVFLDLHVKVAKDWQRDPKQLRRLGF; the protein is encoded by the coding sequence ATGGCACGACACCCCACCCAGGCGCCGGCGTCGGGCGCTCCCGAGCGCTCGGGAGCGCCCGACGCCACCCAGCCGGCCACGTTCCGGTCCGGGTTCGCCTGTTTCGTCGGCCGGCCGAACGCCGGCAAGTCGACGCTGACCAACGCCCTGGTCGGGACGAAGATCGCGATCACGAGCGGCCGGCCGCAGACGACCCGGCACGCCGTGCGCGGCATCGTGCACCGGCCCGACGCCCAACTGGTGCTCGTCGACACCCCGGGTCTGCACCGGCCGCGCACGCTGCTCGGCGAGCGCCTCAACGATGTGGTCCGCGCGACCCTCTCCGAGGTCGACGTCGTCGGCTTCTGCGCGCCCGCCGACGAGCCGGTCGGCCGCGGTGACCGGTACATCGCCGAGGAGCTGGCCCGGCTGCCCGGGCGGACCCCGGTCATCGCGATCCTGACCAAGACCGACCTGGTCAGGGACCCGGACCGGATCGGCGCCCGGCTGCTGGAGCTGTCCCAGCTCGCGGACTTCGCCGAGATCGTGCCGGTGAGCGCCGTGCCGGTGCCGGTGCGGGGGGAGGCCCCGACCGGCGACCGGGATCACGTCGCCGGCCACCAGCTCGACGTCCTGGCGGACCTGCTGGTCGCGCGGCTGCCGCTGGGGCCGCCGCTGTACCTGGACGGCGAGCTGACTGACGAGCCGGAACGGGTGATGGTCGCCGAGCTGGTCCGGGAGGCGGCGCTGGAGGGCGTCCGCGACGAGCTGCCGCACTCGCTCGCCGTGGTCGTCGAGGAGATGCTGCCCCGCGAGGACCGGCCGGCGGACCGGCCGCTGCTGGACGTGCACGTCAACGTGTTCGTCGAGCGGCCCAGCCAGAAGGCGATCGTGATCGGCGCCGGCGGCTCCCGGCTCAAGAACGTCGGGACCACGGCCCGAGCCCAGATCGAGGCACTGTTGGGCACCCCGGTCTTCCTCGATCTGCACGTCAAGGTCGCCAAGGACTGGCAGCGCGACCCGAAGCAGCTGCGCCGCCTCGGCTTCTGA
- a CDS encoding isoprenyl transferase, translated as MSLQDGGVRPHRDPHPHPSGARPPAIPAELVPQHVAIVMDGNGRWATLRGLPRTKGHEAGEDALFDCVEGAIELGIRWISVYAFSTENWKRAPDEVAFLMRFVDGVFGRRIDDMDSLGVNVRWAGRRPRLWNSVIRRLEKAEERTKNNDRITLAMCINYGGRAEIADAAAAMAQDVRDGRLKPDKIDERAFARYLDEPDMPDVDLLIRTSGEQRLSNFLLWQAAYAEFAFVDTLWPDFDRRDLWAACEEYARRDRRYGGVIARA; from the coding sequence GTGAGCCTGCAGGATGGTGGGGTTAGGCCGCACCGGGACCCGCATCCGCACCCGTCCGGGGCCCGCCCCCCGGCGATTCCGGCGGAGCTGGTGCCCCAGCACGTCGCCATCGTCATGGACGGCAACGGCCGGTGGGCGACGTTGCGTGGACTGCCGCGCACAAAGGGTCACGAGGCGGGCGAGGACGCGCTGTTCGACTGCGTCGAGGGCGCCATCGAGCTCGGCATCCGCTGGATCTCGGTGTACGCGTTCTCGACGGAGAACTGGAAGCGCGCGCCGGACGAGGTGGCCTTCCTGATGCGCTTCGTCGACGGCGTGTTCGGCCGGCGGATCGACGACATGGACTCCCTCGGCGTGAACGTCCGCTGGGCCGGGCGCCGGCCCCGCCTGTGGAACAGCGTCATCCGCCGGCTGGAGAAGGCCGAGGAGCGCACCAAGAACAACGACCGGATCACCCTGGCGATGTGCATCAACTACGGCGGCCGCGCTGAGATCGCCGACGCCGCCGCCGCGATGGCCCAGGACGTCCGGGACGGCCGGCTGAAGCCCGACAAGATCGACGAGCGGGCCTTCGCCCGTTACCTCGACGAGCCGGACATGCCCGACGTGGACCTGCTGATCCGGACCTCCGGGGAGCAGCGGCTGTCGAACTTCCTGCTCTGGCAGGCCGCCTACGCGGAGTTCGCGTTCGTCGACACGCTCTGGCCGGACTTCGACCGGCGCGACCTGTGGGCCGCGTGCGAGGAGTACGCCCGCCGCGACCGCCGCTACGGCGGCGTCATCGCGCGAGCATAG
- the hrcA gene encoding heat-inducible transcriptional repressor HrcA, which yields MLEERRLEVLRAIVEDFVTSNEPVGSKALAERHALGVSPATVRNDMAALEDEGYITQPHTSAGRIPTDKGYRLFVDRLSGVKPLSRAERRAIQNFLEGALDLDDVVRRSVRLLAQLTRQVAVVQYPSLTSSRVRHIEVVQISAGRLLIVLITDAARVEQRIVDVGEPVDEETVAELRMILNRALGGRRLSDAAAAAASLPEEAGPGLRTQLTVLATVLIETLVERQEERIALAGTANLTRSAVDFSDSLRLILEALEEQVVLLKLIGWAREPGTVTVRIGRETDVDALRSTAVVATGYGRGAAALGGMGVVGPKRMDYPGTMSAVWAVANYVGEVLGAG from the coding sequence GTGCTGGAGGAACGCCGCCTGGAAGTGCTGCGGGCGATCGTCGAGGACTTCGTGACCAGCAACGAGCCGGTCGGCTCGAAGGCGCTGGCCGAGCGGCACGCGCTCGGGGTCTCGCCGGCCACCGTCCGCAACGACATGGCCGCGCTGGAGGACGAGGGCTACATCACCCAGCCGCACACCAGTGCGGGACGCATCCCGACGGACAAGGGCTACCGGCTCTTCGTCGACCGCCTGTCCGGGGTCAAGCCGCTGTCGAGGGCGGAGCGGCGGGCCATCCAGAACTTCCTCGAGGGCGCCCTCGACCTCGACGACGTGGTCCGCCGCTCGGTCCGGCTGCTCGCCCAGCTGACCCGGCAGGTCGCCGTCGTCCAGTACCCGTCGCTCACCTCCAGCCGGGTCCGGCACATCGAGGTCGTCCAGATCAGCGCCGGCCGGCTGCTGATCGTGCTGATCACCGACGCCGCCCGGGTCGAGCAGCGGATCGTCGACGTCGGCGAGCCGGTCGACGAGGAGACGGTGGCCGAGCTGCGGATGATCCTCAACCGCGCGCTCGGCGGCCGGCGCCTGTCGGATGCGGCCGCCGCGGCCGCGTCGCTGCCCGAGGAGGCCGGGCCGGGGCTGCGCACCCAGCTCACCGTGCTGGCGACGGTCCTGATCGAGACGCTGGTCGAGCGGCAGGAGGAGCGGATCGCGCTCGCCGGCACCGCGAACCTGACCCGCTCGGCCGTGGACTTCTCCGACTCGCTGCGCTTGATCCTTGAGGCGCTGGAGGAACAGGTGGTGCTCCTCAAGCTCATCGGCTGGGCGCGGGAGCCAGGTACCGTGACCGTGCGCATTGGTCGCGAGACGGACGTCGATGCGTTGCGGTCCACCGCGGTCGTCGCGACCGGCTACGGCCGAGGCGCGGCCGCTCTGGGCGGCATGGGGGTGGTCGGCCCCAAGCGGATGGACTATCCGGGAACAATGTCCGCCGTGTGGGCCGTGGCGAACTATGTGGGTGAAGTGCTGGGCGCCGGATGA
- the ybeY gene encoding rRNA maturation RNase YbeY, giving the protein MSVFIANETGESDVDEVTLAGLARFVLDAMKVNPLAELSIMIVETAAMTDLHVRYMGEDGPTDVLAFPQDEAFESSYADSADNDPATLLGDVVLCPEVAREQAVTAGHTTQRELHLLCTHGILHLLGYDHAEQAEEREMFRLQEDLLVRWEAAVALEAGAGSAGAPAGPASAG; this is encoded by the coding sequence ATGTCCGTGTTCATCGCCAACGAGACGGGCGAGTCCGACGTCGACGAGGTGACGCTGGCCGGGCTGGCCCGCTTCGTGCTCGACGCGATGAAGGTGAACCCGCTCGCCGAGCTGTCCATCATGATCGTCGAGACGGCGGCCATGACGGACCTGCACGTGCGCTACATGGGCGAGGACGGCCCGACCGACGTGCTGGCCTTCCCGCAGGACGAGGCGTTCGAGTCGAGCTACGCCGACTCGGCCGACAACGACCCGGCCACGCTGCTCGGCGACGTCGTGCTGTGCCCCGAGGTGGCCCGCGAGCAGGCCGTCACCGCGGGCCACACCACCCAGCGGGAGCTGCACCTGCTGTGCACCCACGGCATCCTGCACCTGCTCGGCTACGACCACGCCGAGCAGGCTGAGGAGCGCGAGATGTTCCGCCTCCAGGAGGACCTGCTGGTCCGCTGGGAGGCCGCCGTCGCCCTCGAGGCTGGCGCGGGCTCGGCTGGCGCCCCGGCCGGCCCGGCCAGCGCCGGCTGA
- a CDS encoding cytidine deaminase: MGSEANETQLAAEPRDAGRPGAEARRGEPVTGELAAEDAKLVVLARSARLRAYTPHGELAEGAAVRDTDGRTYAAATVGHARPELVTSALRAAVVAAAASGARRFEAAAMVTENAAPAADDLAVLAEFGAGVPVLLAGPDGVPRNRTVV; encoded by the coding sequence ATGGGCAGCGAGGCCAACGAGACCCAGCTGGCCGCTGAGCCGCGGGACGCCGGGCGACCGGGTGCCGAGGCCCGGCGGGGCGAGCCGGTGACCGGTGAGCTGGCCGCCGAGGACGCCAAGCTGGTCGTGCTCGCCCGGTCCGCGCGGCTGCGGGCCTACACCCCGCACGGCGAGCTGGCCGAGGGCGCGGCCGTCCGCGACACCGACGGCCGGACCTACGCCGCCGCCACCGTCGGGCATGCCCGTCCCGAGCTGGTGACCAGCGCGTTGCGGGCCGCCGTGGTGGCAGCCGCCGCCAGCGGCGCCCGCCGGTTCGAGGCCGCCGCCATGGTCACCGAGAACGCGGCGCCCGCTGCCGACGACCTCGCGGTGCTGGCCGAGTTCGGCGCCGGCGTCCCCGTCCTCCTCGCCGGCCCCGACGGCGTTCCCCGCAACCGGACGGTGGTCTGA
- the recO gene encoding DNA repair protein RecO produces MPVYRDEGVVLRTMPLGEADRIITLFTRRNGRVRAVAKGVRRTSSRFGARLEPAMYVDLQLHQGRSLDTVTQADLLGSYGAVLAVDYARHTAAAVMLETAERLTSEEREPALRLFLLLVGGLRTLASGEHPPGLVMDAFLLRALSVSGYGMALDDCARCGEPGPHPSVSVAGGGVVCPRCRPHGAASVSVIAVQLLADLLHGDWAEAEATDARTRREAAGIVAAYLQWHLERGLRALPHLERA; encoded by the coding sequence ATGCCGGTCTACCGCGATGAGGGGGTCGTGCTGCGCACGATGCCGCTCGGCGAGGCCGACCGGATCATCACGCTGTTCACCCGGCGCAACGGGCGGGTCCGGGCCGTCGCGAAGGGCGTGCGCCGGACGTCGTCGCGGTTCGGCGCCCGGCTGGAGCCGGCGATGTACGTCGACCTGCAGCTGCATCAGGGCCGCTCGCTGGACACCGTCACCCAGGCCGACCTGCTCGGATCCTACGGCGCGGTCCTCGCCGTCGACTATGCACGGCACACGGCGGCCGCGGTGATGCTGGAGACCGCCGAGCGGCTGACCAGCGAGGAGCGCGAGCCGGCGCTGCGGCTGTTCCTGCTGCTCGTCGGTGGGCTGCGCACGCTCGCGTCCGGTGAGCATCCGCCCGGGCTGGTGATGGACGCCTTCCTGCTGCGGGCGCTCTCGGTCAGCGGGTACGGGATGGCGCTGGACGACTGTGCCCGCTGCGGGGAGCCGGGGCCCCACCCGTCGGTGTCGGTCGCCGGCGGAGGCGTAGTCTGCCCGCGGTGTCGACCGCACGGCGCGGCGTCGGTGTCGGTCATCGCCGTCCAGCTGCTGGCTGATCTGCTGCACGGCGACTGGGCCGAGGCGGAGGCTACCGATGCGCGCACCAGGCGGGAGGCGGCCGGCATCGTCGCCGCGTATCTGCAGTGGCACCTGGAACGGGGGCTTCGGGCGCTGCCACACCTCGAGCGGGCGTGA
- a CDS encoding hemolysin family protein, whose product MGSGDTPLILLAVAASLVAAALGGVDAALTRVSRVTVEEFVRQGRPGARRLAIVVADPGRYLALLLLLRIMGEMVAAACITIVAAHAYGTGFAAVFLGAAIATLVAYVLVGVMFRTLGRQHAPSVALAGAGLTLSLARLLGPLPRLLIALGNAVTPGKGYRDGPFASEAELRDLVDLAEENEVIEPEERDMIASVFELGDTLVREVMVPRPDMVFIESTKTVDAAISLALRGGFSRIPVVGESVDDIVGIVFLKDLVGREREGGGDGSVESVMRPPVLVPESKPADDLLREMQASRTHMALVIDEYGGTAGLVTIEDILEEIVGEIVDEYDSAVPRVEWLDDETARVTARLEVEDLAELFGVSEDDLPGADGVETVGGLLASALGRVPIPGATASVGGLSLTAERAAGRRNQIGTVVVHRLGTETVAGGDPGDPFSAEADSRRDGRGENGRSAGRGEASRGGSQKGEERDGQRGQRDPAGR is encoded by the coding sequence ATGGGGTCTGGAGATACGCCGCTCATCCTGTTGGCAGTCGCGGCCTCGCTGGTGGCCGCCGCGCTCGGCGGGGTCGACGCCGCGCTGACCCGGGTCTCCCGGGTCACCGTCGAGGAGTTCGTCCGCCAGGGCCGGCCCGGCGCGCGCCGGCTGGCGATCGTCGTCGCCGATCCGGGTCGCTACCTGGCGCTGCTGCTGCTGTTGCGGATCATGGGCGAGATGGTCGCCGCCGCGTGCATCACGATCGTCGCCGCGCACGCGTACGGGACCGGCTTCGCCGCGGTGTTCCTCGGCGCGGCGATCGCGACGCTGGTCGCCTACGTGCTCGTCGGGGTGATGTTCCGGACGCTCGGGCGCCAGCACGCGCCGTCGGTCGCGCTGGCGGGCGCGGGCCTGACCCTCAGCCTGGCCCGGCTGCTCGGGCCGCTGCCCCGGCTGCTGATCGCTCTCGGCAACGCGGTCACCCCGGGCAAGGGCTACCGGGACGGCCCGTTCGCCTCCGAGGCCGAGCTGCGCGACCTGGTCGACCTCGCCGAGGAGAACGAGGTCATCGAGCCGGAGGAACGCGACATGATCGCGTCGGTCTTCGAGCTCGGCGACACCCTGGTCCGCGAGGTGATGGTGCCCCGGCCGGACATGGTCTTCATCGAGTCCACCAAGACCGTCGACGCGGCGATCTCGCTCGCGCTGCGGGGCGGCTTCTCGCGAATCCCCGTCGTCGGGGAGAGCGTCGACGACATCGTCGGCATCGTCTTCCTCAAGGACCTGGTCGGCCGCGAGCGTGAGGGCGGCGGCGACGGGTCGGTCGAGTCGGTGATGCGCCCGCCGGTCCTGGTACCGGAGAGCAAGCCCGCCGACGACCTGCTCCGCGAGATGCAGGCGTCGCGCACCCACATGGCCCTCGTCATCGACGAGTACGGTGGCACCGCCGGTCTGGTGACGATCGAGGACATCCTCGAGGAGATCGTCGGCGAGATCGTCGACGAGTACGACAGCGCGGTACCGCGGGTCGAGTGGCTGGACGACGAGACCGCCAGGGTGACCGCCCGGCTGGAGGTCGAGGACCTCGCGGAGCTGTTCGGCGTCAGCGAGGACGACCTGCCGGGCGCGGACGGGGTCGAGACGGTCGGCGGGCTGTTGGCCAGCGCGCTGGGCCGGGTCCCGATCCCGGGTGCGACCGCCTCGGTCGGCGGGCTGTCGCTGACGGCCGAACGGGCGGCCGGCCGGCGCAACCAGATAGGTACCGTCGTCGTGCACCGCCTCGGCACCGAGACGGTCGCCGGCGGTGACCCGGGCGACCCGTTCTCAGCCGAGGCCGACTCGCGCCGGGACGGCAGGGGCGAGAACGGTAGGTCCGCCGGCAGGGGTGAGGCCAGCCGGGGTGGCAGTCAGAAGGGTGAGGAGCGCGATGGGCAGCGAGGCCAACGAGACCCAGCTGGCCGCTGA
- the dnaJ gene encoding molecular chaperone DnaJ, translating to MAVDYYAVLGVGREATGDEIKRAYRRLARELHPDINPDPEAQQRFKTVTAAYEVLSDPEKRQIVDLGGDPLAPGGGGGGSPFGGGGFGGLGDIMDAFFGGGASRGPRSRVRRGNDALLRIELDLAETAFGANRDITVDTAVVCDLCTGSGASPGTSASTCPTCSGRGEIQQVTRSFLGQMVTSRPCTRCQGTGTVIEHPCRECAGDGRVRKRRTLTVKIPAGIEDGMRIRLSGEGEVGPGGGPAGDLYVEVSEKAHPIFSREGDDLHCDLRLPMTAASLGTTATLDTLDGTETITVKPGTQPAEVIRLAGRGVPHLRAVGRGHLHIHVSVETPTKLDAEQERLLRELARLRDEEAPAVVSAATANTGLFSRRRGGRKK from the coding sequence ATGGCAGTGGACTACTACGCCGTGCTCGGTGTCGGCCGTGAGGCGACCGGAGACGAGATCAAGCGGGCCTACCGCAGGCTCGCCCGGGAGCTGCACCCTGACATCAACCCGGACCCGGAGGCGCAGCAGCGGTTCAAGACCGTGACGGCGGCCTACGAGGTGCTCTCCGACCCGGAGAAGCGCCAGATCGTCGACCTCGGCGGCGACCCGCTCGCGCCGGGCGGTGGCGGTGGTGGCTCGCCCTTCGGGGGCGGCGGCTTCGGCGGCCTCGGCGACATCATGGACGCCTTCTTCGGGGGCGGCGCGAGCCGCGGGCCGCGGTCCCGGGTGCGGCGGGGCAACGACGCGCTGCTGCGCATCGAGCTGGACCTCGCCGAGACGGCCTTCGGCGCCAACCGGGACATCACCGTCGACACGGCCGTAGTCTGCGACCTGTGCACCGGTTCGGGCGCGTCCCCCGGCACCTCTGCGAGCACCTGCCCGACCTGCAGCGGTCGCGGTGAGATCCAGCAGGTCACCCGGTCGTTCCTCGGCCAGATGGTGACCTCGCGTCCGTGTACCCGCTGCCAGGGCACCGGGACCGTCATCGAGCACCCGTGCCGCGAGTGCGCCGGCGACGGCCGGGTCCGCAAGCGGCGCACCCTGACCGTGAAGATCCCGGCCGGGATCGAGGACGGGATGCGCATCCGGCTGTCCGGCGAGGGCGAGGTCGGGCCTGGCGGCGGGCCGGCCGGCGATCTTTACGTCGAGGTCTCGGAGAAGGCGCACCCGATCTTCAGCCGGGAGGGCGACGACCTGCACTGCGACCTGCGGCTGCCGATGACCGCCGCGTCGCTGGGCACCACCGCCACGCTCGACACGCTTGACGGCACCGAGACGATCACGGTCAAGCCGGGTACCCAGCCGGCCGAGGTGATCCGGCTGGCCGGCCGGGGCGTGCCGCACCTACGCGCGGTGGGCCGTGGCCACCTGCACATCCACGTGTCGGTGGAGACGCCGACGAAGCTCGACGCCGAGCAGGAGCGGTTGCTGCGCGAGCTGGCCCGGCTGCGTGACGAGGAGGCGCCGGCGGTCGTCAGCGCCGCGACCGCGAACACCGGCCTGTTCAGCCGCCGCCGCGGCGGCCGGAAGAAGTAG